CTGATGACCGAAAAAGGCGTGGCGCTCGGCGAGGCCTGACCCATGGCGCGGAGCGTGCTTCAGCCGCGCGAGGACCGCGAGGTCTTCGTCGTGCCGCTCGAGGTTCTGCCTGAGCACATCGACGCCAACGGCCACGTCAACAACGTCGTTTATGTCGGCTGGCTGCAGGATGCCGGCACGGCGCACTGGAACGCGCGCTTTTCCGAGGAAGACCGCAACCGCTGGTCCTGGGTCGCGCTGAGGCATGAGATCGACTATCTGCGCGGCATAGAGCCGGGCGCGCAGGGCGTGGTCGCCCGCACCTGGGTCGGCGCGCCGCAAGGGCCGCGCTTCAGCCGCTATGTGCGGATCGAGGACGCCCAGGGCCGGGTCTGCGCCCAGGGCGTATCGGAATGGTGCCTGGTCGATGCGCAGACGCTGAGGCCGCAGCGTATCCCGCCGTTCATGCTGGCGGTGTTCGACACGGTGGCGGCAAGCGCCTAGACGCCCCCTCCCCCTGGAGGGGGAGGGGGACCGCGCCCGGAGGGCGGGGTGGAGGGGGAAAGTCCCCCTACTTCAGCGGATTCAGCACCCGAACCTGTGCGCCCGCATCGAGCCCCAGGTCCGCGAAGGTCCAGCGCAGTTCGACGCCTTCGGCCAGTAGGGCGCGGCAATTGTCGGGCTTGGTGCGCTTCAGCGTGACCTCGGCCGGATCGCCATCGGTGACCCCAAGTTCGAAATCGGCCGCGCTGGTGCAGCCGTTGGAATCGACGCGCACCACAAGGGCGTCGCCCTCGATGCGAGCGGTGCGGATCGCCTCGGCGGGACGAGGCAGGGTGTCGGCCACGTGCACCGTGACGTTCTCGCCGCCGCTGCTGTCATAGACGACGCAGGCGGCCAGCATCGGCGCGGCGACCGCCACGGCCGCCAGACCTTTCAGCACGCGCGCGATCATTGGGCGGCAGGGGCGGTGACGACGCGCGTGGTGGGCTTTTCCGTCGAGATGACGATGCAGCCGCCCAGCAGCGGCGCGGAAACGGCGAGAGCGATGACGAGACGCAGCATTGGTGTTCCCCGTGGTTGAAGCGTTGCCGTCTTGTGACGCGGGCGATTTCGGAAAACACGTGAATAATCGGAAAGGCGGGGCTTGATCCGAACCGCAACCGGCATAGGTGCACAACCCTCCTCTCCTCCCGGATACGCAGTCATGAGCCAGCTCTTCTCGCCCGTCGCCATGGGTCCGCTTCAGCTGAAGAACCGCGTGGCGATCGCGCCCATGTGCCAATATTCGGCGGTGGACGGCCTGCCCCAGCCTTGGCACGTCCAGCATATCGGCCGGCTGGCGATTTCGGGCGCCGGCCTGACGATCATCGAGGCGACGGGCGTCGAGCCGGAGGGCCGCATCACGCCGGACGACACCGGCCTGTGGAACGACGAACAGGAGGCGGCCTTTGCGCGTATCCTGGCCGACATCCGCACCTATTCCGACCAGCCGATCGGCGTGCAGCTGGCCCATGCCGGCCGAAAGGCCTCGACCCACGCTCCGGCCAAGGGCGGCGAGGCGCTGGGGCCGGACGAAGGCGCCTGGGAGACGCTGGCGCCATCGGCCATCGCGTTCAAGGACGGCTGGCACACCCCCAAGGCCATGGACGAGGCCGACATGCAGCGGGTGACGGACGCCTTTGTGCAGGCGGCCCAGCGGGCGGACCGCGCGGGCTTCGACGTGGTCGAACTGCATGCCGCGCACGGCTATCTGCTCAGCGAGTTCCTGTCGCCGCTGTCGAACCAGCGGACGGACGAATACGGCGGCTCGCCCGAAAACCGGATGCGCTTTCCGATGCGTGTGGCGCAGGCGTTGCGTGACGCCTGGCCGCGAACCAAGGCGCTGGGCGTGCGCTTCAACGGCTCGGACTGGGTCGACGGCGGGATCGCGCTGGAAGAGGTCACCGCCTTTGGCCGGGCGCTGCACGAGATGGGCTACGACTATCTTCACCTGACGTCGGGCGGCAACGCGGCCAAGGCCAGCATCCCCGGTCGCGAGCCCGGCTATCAGCTGCGCTTCGCCGAAGCCGTGAAGCAGGCGGTTCCAGAGGCCCTGGTGATGGCCGTCGGCATGATCTTCGACCCGCAACAGGCCGAAGAGATCGTGGCGAGCGGATCGGCGGACATCGTGGCGATCGCGCGCGCGGCGCTGGACGACCCGCACTGGCCGCACCATGCGGCGGCGGCGCTGCACAGCGACGAGGACCTGCCGGTGCAATATTTCGGCGCGTCCAAGGGGCTGTGGGCGGGGTATCGGGGGTAGGTTCCCCCTCCACCACGCCCGCTGGGCGCGGTCCCCCTCCCCCAGAGGGGGAGGAGTTAGAAGCGGTCATTCCTCCCCCTCTGGGGGAGGGGGACCATGCGGAGCATGGTGGAGGGGGCCAGCCCCGGACGTCAGTCCTCGCCCACCATGGCGATCCAGGGATCGGCGGCGCCGGCCTCGACCTCGGCGACCTTGACCGCGGGCCAGCCGACCGAGGCCGTCGCGCTCTCGGTCCAGGCGGCGACCGTCCAGTCGCGCAGCTCGGCGGCCCCGGCGGCGAGACGCTCGGTCACGAAGGCGGCGCCGCGCGGGTCAGTCTCGTTGAATCCGCCCTGCTTCTCCAGCCGATAGAAGGGGATCACCATGCCGAGGGTGGTCTTCAAGTAGCCGACCGTGCGCGCCTTGACGTCAAAGGCGCCGCCTTGTGACGCGGGCATCGCGGCCTCGACCGCGTCCAGGCGCGCGATGCGGGCGGTGAAGGCGCCTTCGAACACGCCGTGGGTCTGGCGCGAGTTGGTGAAGCCTTCCGGGTTCGGATAGTCGCCCCAGCCGTTGTAGTGGATCGAGGTGTGGTGCGGCTGCGAGCCGTCGCCGACATAGTGCGCCAGCACGCCGAGGTCGCGCAGGATCAGCGCCTCGCGCCGCTCGCGGTCGACGCGGTACCAGGCCCGGCGTTCCATGTTGGTTTCGCGCGCCTCCTGCGCGCTCAGCACGCGCCAATAGGCGAAGTCGCGCACCAGCTGCTGCCAGCCGTCCATCATCGCATAGGGCAGGTAGCCGGCGTCGTCGACGTCGAGCCCGGCCTTCGTCAGGGCGGCGTCGTATTCCGATTTCAGGCGCGGCAAGGCGTCGATGCCGGGACCCTGTGCGGTCAGGGCGAAGCCGTTGTCGTCTAGGTCGATGAAGTGGGCGGTGTCGCGCTCGCGGTCATGCGGCTGCCCTGCGCCCTTCCAGCGATCCGGCTCGCGCGCCAGCTCGCCCACGTCGGCGATGGCGCCCGGACTGCGCAGAAAGGCCGGCAGGTCGGCGGGCAGCGCGCGCATGGCCGCGACCCCGATCAGCCGGTGTCCGCTCGATCCCCAGGCCTCCACCTGGGCGGCCGGAAGGGCCAGGACGACGGCGGCGACCGCCGCGGCGACGATGCGTTTCATGGGGTGATCCGATGCGCAAGAACAGGCGACCGCCTTAGCGGATCACAGCGCCCGCCTCCAGCCCGCGGCGCCCTGACGGTTTGCGCAGCGGGCGGAAGTGCTTAAGTTGGTTGGACTCCTTGCCCTTGTCCCCCGATCCAAGGCTCCACACCGGCAGGGAGCGGCGACCCATCCGGCGTCGTCTTGGTCGCCCCTGCGGCGCCCGTGGAGACCTGACCAGAAGGATACGCCATGCGCGCACAACGTATCGCCGCCGTTCTCTCTCTCACCGCCCTGACCGCCTCCGTGGCCGGCGCCACGTTCGCTCAGGACGCCGCCGCTCCCGCTCCGGCCCAGGAGGCCACGCCCGCCGCCGCCGCCGCACCGGCCCAAGCCGCGACCGGCGAGTTCACCGACGCGGAGCTGAAGTCCTATGGCGCCGCCCTGCCCCGCGTGCGCGCGGTGTCGCAGGCCTTGAACGGCGGCCAGCCGACGCCCGAGCAGACCGCCGAGTTGCAGGCCGCCGTCGCCGCGACCGGCCTGGCCACCGAACGCTTCAACGCCATCGCCCAAGCGGCGGCCAACGACCCCGTGCTGCAGGCGCGCATCGCGGTGGCCGCGGCGCCCGCCTCGGCGGCCGGTTCGGTCGGCGCCAGCGTGACGGAGGATGAACTGAGCAAGTTCGCCGCCGCCAACCAGCGCCTCGGCGCTATTGCCCAGTCGCTGAACGGCGCCCAGCCGTCGCCGGAGCAGGCCACGGAAATGCAGGGCATCGTGGCCGCCTCCGGCTTGGAGGTCGAACGCTTCAACGCCATCGGCCAGGCGGTTTCGCAGGACGAGGGCCTGCGCGCCCGCATCGCCCTGGCCCAAGCCCGTTCGCAAGGCGCGGCGCCGGCGCCCGCCCCAGCCCCGGCTCAGTAGGACGTCAGGACGTGAGTTCGTCCGCGTCGGCGACCACCGGCGCGGGCGGACCCGCCTCGTCCTCGTTCAGGACCCGGCCCTCGCGGCGAGGCGTGATATAGGGCGCCGGCTTCGGCGTCGGCATGTTGCCGCGCGTCAGCTGGGCTCCCGCCTTCAAGCCCCCGGTCAGCTGCAGGTCCAGCCGCGCCTCGTCGCGGCGACGCACGTCGCCGATGGTCAGGGCCGCCTCGCGTTCGTCCAGCCCCAGTTCCATCAGGGCGCGCTCGCCGAACTTCAGCGCCGACTCGAACGTCTCGCGCACCTGATAGTCGACCCCCGCCTGGATCAGGCGGATCGAATGCCCCCGATCATAGGCGCGCACCAGCACCTTGGTCAGCGGGAACTCCGACTTCACCAGCTCCACGATGTGATCGGCGACTTCGGGCTTGTCGACGCAGACCAGCACGGCCTCGGCCTGCTCGGCGCCCGAGGCGCGCAAGGTGTCCAGCCGCGATCCGTCGCCATAATAGACCTTGAAGCCGAAGGTCGCGGCGGCCTGGATCATCTCCACGTCGTTTTCGATGATGGAGACGTCCACGTCGCGCGCCAGCAGCGGCTGGGCCACGACCTGAGCGAAGCGGCCAAAGCCGATGATCAGCACCTGGCCGCGCAGGCCGTCGGCGGCGTCCACATCGTCGGCGTCATCAGCCGTCAGCGGGCGCTCGGGCGTGAACCGCCTGAGCAGCAGGGTGGTCAGCGGCGTCAGCGCCATCGACAGGATCACGATGGCCGACATCATGGCCGCGACGCGTGCATCGAACAGGCCGGCGGCCAGCGCCGCGCCATACAGCACGAAGGCGAACTCGCCGCCTTGCGCGAACAGGGCCGAGCGATCGACCGCCTCGCGGTGCGTCGCCTTGAACAGCCGCGCCACCCCATAGATGCCGGCGGCCTTGACCACCATGAAGGCAAGAAGGCCGCCCAGCACGATCCGCCAATCGGCGACCACCACCGCGAGGTCCAGGGACATGCCGACGCTGAGGAAGAACAGGCCCAGCAGAATGGCGCGGAACGGCTCGACGTCGGCCTCCAGCTGATGCCGGAACGACGATTCCGACAGCAGCACCCCGGCCAGAAAGGCGCCCATGGCCATGGACAGGCCGCCCAGGCTCATGGCCCAGGCCGCGCCCACGACGACCAGCAGGGCGGCGGCCGTCATCACCTCGCGCCCGCCGTATTTCGCCAGGAGGCGGAACAGCGGATTGACCAGCCAGCGTCCCGCCGCCAGCACCCCGGCCACCGCCGCGAGCGCAAAGCCGACCGTGCGCCACAAGGGCGGCGCGGCCTCGTGCGACACGCCCGTCACGCTGGCCAGCACCGCGACGATGGCCAGCAGCGGCACGATGGCCAGGTCTTCGAG
The genomic region above belongs to Brevundimonas sp. PAMC22021 and contains:
- a CDS encoding thioesterase family protein; its protein translation is MARSVLQPREDREVFVVPLEVLPEHIDANGHVNNVVYVGWLQDAGTAHWNARFSEEDRNRWSWVALRHEIDYLRGIEPGAQGVVARTWVGAPQGPRFSRYVRIEDAQGRVCAQGVSEWCLVDAQTLRPQRIPPFMLAVFDTVAASA
- a CDS encoding NADH:flavin oxidoreductase/NADH oxidase, producing the protein MSQLFSPVAMGPLQLKNRVAIAPMCQYSAVDGLPQPWHVQHIGRLAISGAGLTIIEATGVEPEGRITPDDTGLWNDEQEAAFARILADIRTYSDQPIGVQLAHAGRKASTHAPAKGGEALGPDEGAWETLAPSAIAFKDGWHTPKAMDEADMQRVTDAFVQAAQRADRAGFDVVELHAAHGYLLSEFLSPLSNQRTDEYGGSPENRMRFPMRVAQALRDAWPRTKALGVRFNGSDWVDGGIALEEVTAFGRALHEMGYDYLHLTSGGNAAKASIPGREPGYQLRFAEAVKQAVPEALVMAVGMIFDPQQAEEIVASGSADIVAIARAALDDPHWPHHAAAALHSDEDLPVQYFGASKGLWAGYRG
- a CDS encoding S1/P1 Nuclease; this encodes MKRIVAAAVAAVVLALPAAQVEAWGSSGHRLIGVAAMRALPADLPAFLRSPGAIADVGELAREPDRWKGAGQPHDRERDTAHFIDLDDNGFALTAQGPGIDALPRLKSEYDAALTKAGLDVDDAGYLPYAMMDGWQQLVRDFAYWRVLSAQEARETNMERRAWYRVDRERREALILRDLGVLAHYVGDGSQPHHTSIHYNGWGDYPNPEGFTNSRQTHGVFEGAFTARIARLDAVEAAMPASQGGAFDVKARTVGYLKTTLGMVIPFYRLEKQGGFNETDPRGAAFVTERLAAGAAELRDWTVAAWTESATASVGWPAVKVAEVEAGAADPWIAMVGED
- a CDS encoding DUF4168 domain-containing protein; this translates as MRAQRIAAVLSLTALTASVAGATFAQDAAAPAPAQEATPAAAAAPAQAATGEFTDAELKSYGAALPRVRAVSQALNGGQPTPEQTAELQAAVAATGLATERFNAIAQAAANDPVLQARIAVAAAPASAAGSVGASVTEDELSKFAAANQRLGAIAQSLNGAQPSPEQATEMQGIVAASGLEVERFNAIGQAVSQDEGLRARIALAQARSQGAAPAPAPAPAQ
- a CDS encoding monovalent cation:proton antiporter-2 (CPA2) family protein, which gives rise to MAEATAGLDLGAAAALLAAGVIAVPIFRKIGLGSVLGYLAAGLAIGPFGLGLFREPETILHVAEFGVVIFLFIIGLEMRPRRLWSLRHDIFGLGAAQVLVCGGLLTLTAMAVGVAAPVAFVAAMGFVLSSTAVIMQMLEERGELAGGPGQRAVSILLLEDLAIVPLLAIVAVLASVTGVSHEAAPPLWRTVGFALAAVAGVLAAGRWLVNPLFRLLAKYGGREVMTAAALLVVVGAAWAMSLGGLSMAMGAFLAGVLLSESSFRHQLEADVEPFRAILLGLFFLSVGMSLDLAVVVADWRIVLGGLLAFMVVKAAGIYGVARLFKATHREAVDRSALFAQGGEFAFVLYGAALAAGLFDARVAAMMSAIVILSMALTPLTTLLLRRFTPERPLTADDADDVDAADGLRGQVLIIGFGRFAQVVAQPLLARDVDVSIIENDVEMIQAAATFGFKVYYGDGSRLDTLRASGAEQAEAVLVCVDKPEVADHIVELVKSEFPLTKVLVRAYDRGHSIRLIQAGVDYQVRETFESALKFGERALMELGLDEREAALTIGDVRRRDEARLDLQLTGGLKAGAQLTRGNMPTPKPAPYITPRREGRVLNEDEAGPPAPVVADADELTS